Part of the Candidatus Omnitrophota bacterium genome, CCATGATCAGGGTCGCCTTCAGGATTTTTTGGAAAGGTTGTTTTATATTCCCCTCTATAATATCGATCAATGCCTTAGCGGAGACCATACCGATTTCTGCCAGCGGTTGGCTCACGGTAGTAATGGTAACGTGGCCCAGTGCGGCAAGCGGGCTATTATCAAAACCCATTATCGAGATCTCTTCGGGTACTTTTACATCTTCTTTTAGCGCCATCATAATAGCTCCGAAAGCCATAAGATCACTTGCGGCAAAAATAGCCGTCGGCCGCGGTTTTTCATTTATAAGTTTCACCATTGCTTCCTGGGCTTTTTCCCTGTTATAAGCGCCATTTACTATATATTCCGGATTTTCCTGTATTTTGTTATCGCGAAGAGCCTCCTGATACCCTTCAAGGCGCATTATCGCCGATTGCGTCTTTGGATTACCGGTTATGGTAGCTATCTTTTTATGACCAAGGTCTATAAGATACTGAACGGCTTCTTTGGCCGCTACCTTATTGTCTATGCCCACATAGTTTGTCTCATTATCGTTAAATATATTGTTCATTATGATATATGGTATCTTATTCTTACGAACCATATTGATAATTTT contains:
- a CDS encoding substrate-binding domain-containing protein, with product MSNHEGTKESAKKTIVLALPHFLDMFGSYYAMEIMKGVGKAIENYPYDLQLHIFDAVMEEEAIKEHLTAVTRLGGVLFADIDGNRKIINMVRKNKIPYIIMNNIFNDNETNYVGIDNKVAAKEAVQYLIDLGHKKIATITGNPKTQSAIMRLEGYQEALRDNKIQENPEYIVNGAYNREKAQEAMVKLINEKPRPTAIFAASDLMAFGAIMMALKEDVKVPEEISIMGFDNSPLAALGHVTITTVSQPLAEIGMVSAKALIDIIEGNIKQPFQKILKATLIMGSSCRKV